Sequence from the Maribellus comscasis genome:
AAAAGCTTTTCATTTTACTATTTCTTTTCGTTTCCTCTATTTCGAAATCGCAAAACACAGGTATTGCCTCAAAAGAAGACTGGATAAATCTATTCAACGGAACCGATTTAACAGGCTGGGAAATTAAAATTGCCGGAATTCCCACAGATCAAAACTACAAAAAAACGTTTGTTGCAGAAGATAGCATGATTCGTATTCGTTATGATAACTACGAGGAATTTGAGGACTATTTCGGACACATGTACTTTAAGAAACCATTTTCGTATTACAAATTAAGTTTTGACTACCGTTTTGTTGGAGAACAACTAAAAGGAGGCGCATCCTGGAATGTACGAAACAGCGGTATTATGTTACATTCGCAATCGGCGGAAAGCAACGACTACGGACAGGATTTCCCAGTTTCAATAGAGTTACAACTTCTGGGAGGTCTAAATCAGGGGGAACGTACCACAGCCAATGTATGTACCCCGGGAACTGCAGTTGAAATGGGCGATACCGTAAATTTTAACCATTGTATAAATTCCGCGTCGAAAACATATAACGGCGACCAGTGGGTACATGTGGAAGCAGT
This genomic interval carries:
- a CDS encoding 3-keto-disaccharide hydrolase, coding for MQKLFILLFLFVSSISKSQNTGIASKEDWINLFNGTDLTGWEIKIAGIPTDQNYKKTFVAEDSMIRIRYDNYEEFEDYFGHMYFKKPFSYYKLSFDYRFVGEQLKGGASWNVRNSGIMLHSQSAESNDYGQDFPVSIELQLLGGLNQGERTTANVCTPGTAVEMGDTVNFNHCINSASKTYNGDQWVHVEAVVLGGEQMTFIVEGDTVLNFQKPQITKGFINAGIDNDWENFGITESKNNWLAREGEILTEGYIALQAESHPIDFKNIKLLNLCGCMDKKAKNYKSYYIKNKPEKCEY